Part of the Salminus brasiliensis chromosome 2, fSalBra1.hap2, whole genome shotgun sequence genome, TAGCTGGAATAACAACCTATCAAACAATACTTTCCTAAAATCAGACACATTCTCACATATGagcgtgtgcacacacacacacacacacacacacacacacacacacacacacacagatatattcCTGGTCTGCCCAGTTGATGTAATCTCTGTCTGTGGGAAAACTGTGCAGTATCAAGCCCCCCCCCCGCCCCGCGCACTAAATCCACAAGCAAGACACTTGAACATAAGCCGACCCAGACAAAAGcataccacacacacaatcaatgggacacacacacacacaaatatacagacacaaacagagTCCACAACGGATGAGTTTACTCGAAAGAGCCTAAGGCACACTGAAAATACTGACAAATTCTATGATCTCATGCAGTCTGAGGAATGACGGGTGTGCTGGGGTTCAAAGTATAGGTTAATGTGGGTTATTTCCAACACATCCTGTGTAGCCGGCTCCACTGCTGGCGATAGCATCAGAGCGCATGCTAAAACAGGCATTAGGAACAGGCCCATGGTCCCATGACGAAGCTCCATATGATTTTGGATGAACTTTCAAGAATTACAAGGAATGGTATTAAGCCATAAATGGTTCCCAGGTGATGGCTCAGGAAAAAATGTGTCTTACTGAGTATCACTCAATACATGGCTGTGTATAAACTCCAtgctggtctaagctggtttatgctggtctatgGTGGTCATGCAACTGGTGTGTGGTGCAAGTTGCCTTGCATATCAGTGTTCATAACACGGCATACTGTAGCTGTCCCGCAAAGCAGTGTACCTCCAAAATGTCTACTTTacttattccaagtcattttggggcatttctattggtccatgacacacacaatgtaaagaatgacAGACAAATGATTCCAATTTAAGTCAAGttatcaaaaagtaaaaaataacaaaaatggagacacaaggtttttgtgtgacaatatGTGTTATGCTTGTGTTAGTGGTGGTCAGCATATCTGTAAACCCACCagtagttctttacattgtatcaaaaatgtccaccaatagaaatgctccaaaatgacatatCCTTTTACATCAActtttattgaaagttaagaaggctttcttctttctcttctagGACATGCTGCATTTGCTGGTGAACAGCCATGCTCgtctgtaaatatatatatttagcagTGGGTTCATCAGTTCCAGTcctgagtccagcacagtttggtcaTTTGCTCAGAACATTGCTCAGAAACACCAGGTCATTACAGGGTTTAGTAGATGttttagagcagggaaatcaccaaactgtacCGGAATGAGAATTGAAAACGCCTGAATATAAAATAGCCTTGGTTTTGGTGGTGCCAGCtgtctgttttgtttctgttttatAATTTAATGTTCAACAGTCACAGTCTGGCCATTTGGAGTGGGTTGTAATATCAACTGCTTACAATGTACATGCTGTTACAACACTGTGATGGTGTAAAGATGACATATTGAGTCACATGAGGCATTCTGTCTGAGCAACGTTTGACCAGATGGTGGTAGAACTGACCTACTCAGTGCATCAAGAGAGAATTTATTCATCCAGCGAGGCCATCCATTAAACACCCTGAGCCAACACAGCcatcacagccagccacacaccgaTCATATGCATGACTACTTCATtcctttatatataaaaaaaaaacatcccttGAGTCATTTAGGCTATGTTGGAaatgttgtgtgttttaatgtgttGAAGACTTTGACATAACGGCTTACTGTTCCAGCACCTCataaagactgctttgtacttTCTGAAGTGTATGAGCTATGTGAGTATtgctgtgatgtgtgtgtgtgtatgtgcgcatGTGCATGCATGTCTGTAACAAGCGAGAgcagatgttttgtttttctgacaCTTATTTTCTCACACGTTCAGGCAGCGGAAAGAAGCCAGAGACTGCAGTGGGTCAGTGACATCATTGGCATAATAATGTGTTAGGCTTTAGCAAGTCTGCCAGATCAGCTTTTATTCCTGGAAATATGTGAAGTACATCATTCCCCAATGTGGCACCTCATGAAACATCCCAGAAAgcatttctctttttctgttgttataaataataattctttaattaaaattattatcaATAGTAATGTTATAGTGCTGTATAGTATTAGAATGTATattatcatatttttatatttacagtatatacatagtatatatatatatatatatatatatatatatatatatatatatatatatatacatatatatagatagatgtattatatattttataataattatcttcatcattatcatcatcatcatcatcattattattattttgcagtTGTTTATGAATATTATAAACATTTACTTACTCTAATCAGGTTATCTAACAAATCAATGGCACATTGATTCCACACACCTATTAATGAACATAgctatataatatactatatttatttttcatctggctacatgtgtttttttaaatgcatattatcatatttttatatttacagtatatacatagtataaaataaaattgttaATGGTGTTAATTTGTTAAAAAAGCCTTTCTTCTTGCCTTCCAGTTTTTAGTTCTTCTTCATTTTTGGACACAAATGGGTTACATTCCTAATTATACCAGATTCAAACTTTCCATAAATTAGACACCATATCCCTTTACATTTCTAAAATGACCCCTCACATACAACCCCATTTTAAAAGTTTAGGGTGTCTGCAGCCCAAGTCTTATGCTCCTAACATAGCCTGGCATCCTCTTGCGTTTAGTGCTACAGGATCAGGAGATATACTTAGCAGGTCAACTCATCTTGGTTCTACATTTGAGCTTCTAGAGGAAACCTTAGAGCGACTGACTCTGAACAAGTGGCCAAAGAGGAGGCCATTAACTCCAGGCAACCCTCACCATACATGGAGGCACCAGGTGTCCGAGTCCAATCGAGGGAGACTGACTGCCATGACAGGGCATGACAGTGTGTCTGGAATGGTTTATACTTTCCACAGTGAAAGGTTTGGGTGTTTCTGACACCAGGTTCAAACAGCTCATTTGCAAGGGAAAGTAAAGGATCAAAAAATAGTTGTAAGCAGAACCTGGACTATGAAAGAGAGAGCAGTAGTTAGGAGTAGTTTGTTCATAACTACAAAGCACAGGTGTCATAGGACCATAGGTGCCACAGGCTACATCTTCCGAAACACACAATTATGATTTTGTAGTTGAATCATCAAATAAGACATGTCTCTAGTCTAGTCTGGAGACTGGGTGAGTTTAGGGCGTCTGGATTGAGGTTTATACAACCTTTTACATTTAGATACAGATTAGCTGTAATCATAACTTTATTTACAGGTAGAATTTTCTTTAGATTAGagatcttcagctctgaaacgTATACCAGTTTCCAGTTCTAGATTTTGTAACCACTGCTAGGTATGACACTAGTTGACCAATCAGTTACATCAACCAGTGAGCACAAAATCCAGAAGTGGAGACTGCATTCAAGGGCCCTAGATGATGACCTCTGCCATAGATGGTTCTTGTGAGAGCCTCTAAAGTGTAACACTGTACTTAGTTCTTTTTGCAGTGGAATTAATTAATAAGAATCATACACTCAATAAGAGTTCATGCACCTTTTGTCAAGGAAATTGAAAAATCCCACCATGACCCAATATTATGCTTTTTTATTTCACACAAATCAAATGTCTGGCTTGTCTATGAAACAAGTTACCCTTCCTGAAATACAAGGACTGATTCCATAGCTCGAGCTGTTTCTCTAGATGCCtggaaaatgattttaaattatatttgttACCAAAATAAGCTTCTCTAAGAGAAGAACAACTGTAGAAAGATTATTCCTGACTTGAGGATATACTTACAGAGTGAAGACCTACAGCAAGAGTGCAGAAGAGGATTTATAGACATACAGATTGAGACACCTCATCCTGTAGACTGTGACAGTATATAGTTATGTAACTGGTCTCAGACACTCTGCTGTAAATTTGGATTGTGAGGCTATGTAACCAAAGTGCTCCAGTTTTAGCTTGAATTAAATATGTGTGAGGGACTATTAAAAGACCATATCTCAATCTAAGGCAAATGTATGCtttaaaaatttacattttattttttttttttatatttcaacTTAAATGTTAATAAgtgttgactttcatttttctgTTGGACAGTAATGTTACAGATGCACAGTGTAACACTTTACCCTCTGCCAAAAAAAAGTGTGGGCATCCTCGGCCATAAagcacattttgttttattatagttattattattattattattattattattattatcataattataCTATCATACTAAGTAATCAAACATAAAGCACAtaattttcagcaaatcctaacatctttcattacatataaaacaataaaacatcaGTGTGGCCTGTGTAAAACATTGGACACTAAAGATTCTGATTTTTAACCTGAAGCTTCAAACATTGTACAAACAGTGAGTTAGTAATGATTAACTCACCACTAAGCAGCTGTCTACAGATCTGATTTGTCAGCTTGTAGTTTCTGCATGGAATGGTAAGAAATAGATGTTGAAGTCCAGAACTGTAACTGTGAAGGCccagatgagatctggaagactaAGAAGGCTGTCAAACAGAAGGGTTTCTTGTATGCTGGTAGAAGGGTCAACTAAAATCCCCTATATGAATGTTCAATTTAGGTTCAGCTTAGTTTAGAGTTAAGAGCTTAGTCAAAAGGGTGTTCCATCATTTGAAGAATTttacagaacatctagagaagATGGATTTGCTGTgaactgatatcagaataaaacTGCAAATAGGACTGCAAAAAGAACAGCTTGCCAACAGTGAGGCATGGGTGTGGATCTGGCATGTGGTATCTATCATGAGGCATTGGAAAAACTGCAAGTGGAAGGAAGAATGAATTCCACAAAATATCAGCTAATACTGGAAGtaaatgtcaaaccatctgtttACTGAGGGCAGAAACTAAAAACAGgataataatagaaaatataCCACAACACTACCATGGACTACCTGAAGACAtaaactgaagcttttggaatggccctcaCGGTTCCTGGACCTAAACTTCACAGAATGTGTGGGTGGCCCTTAAACACGCTGTACACTCAAGACGACTCATGAATATctcagaactagaggccttccATCTGCATAGAAGAGTGAGGGGAAATTCCAACTACAACAAGCTATGATTTCTGCCAAAGGGTGTAAACTCTGTAAAGTttccaaacctttgcacaggcCAGTAACTATGGATTAGAAGATGCTGAAATGATTGTGTTtcatgtttgattagctacgAGATTGTGTTTATATGGTTATCATGTTTGTCAGTGTAAGGCAGTTTTTGCATTTTGTAGGATGGTGTTTTGGCTCCATGTTATGGAAAGATTTTGTGACTATGACAGTCATTGAAACATGAGGAGTTTATTGCACTTGTCAAATTTCCAGCTGAAGACTGAAAATATACTGAAGGGTTACAGTGCAACCAAGCTTTCAGTTAACCTTCAGAACCTATGTTCTTCATATGTTTCATACTATAGCAACTTAGTAATTTGTGAGGTTGTGGGACATACCATCTCTAAAATATTCtaaatgtctatatatatatatatatatatatatatatatatatatatatatatatatatatatatatatatatatatatatatttccatgGGCATAAAATGAAAGGCACATACATGGAATACAATACGTCATGACATTTAAGTGTGAAAAATGTTGGGGAAAACCACCTTTATTGGAAAGAGAGTGGGGGTTACAGAACTACTGCCAGAGAAAAATTAAGACCAATCAGAAAACAACAGCCATCTTAAGCCTCGGACTCAAACATCTTCTTTCTGCCATCCATGCCAGCCTTATCCTCAATGTTCTTACGCCAGTCACCAACTTGTTCTGCAGTCTGCGAAAAATAAACCATGACGCGCGAACAGCAAATTGTTAATGTCTGAGAAATAACCAGAGGGGAAATGTCCCAACAATGAAATGACCACAGTTTTAACATCTTACGCACCTCTTCCTTGACCTCCTTCTTCACTTGTTTCAGGTTGGCTCTCAGATCCAGAGACACCTTGTGCTTGGAGCCCAGCAGAGCCTGAAGCATCTGATCAGCAGACATGCGCACCTTTCTCAGCACAGGCTTCTTGAACTTACCCTTCAGGTCCTGAACTTTGATCTTCAGGTCATCGATCTATAGGAAAGCGTCCAGTCAGACACCAAGGATTTGAAACTCATAGATTATGGAAGTAATTCATTTGGATTGGGAGTTATGGTGTTTACCTCCTTGTTTGTCTTAATAACCTTGGCCTCCAAGTCATATCTCTCCTCATCAATCTTTTCAATGTTCTGGTTGAGCTTCTTGAGGAAGTCCTGAAAGAGGAATAGATATAGTTTAATAGGCTGAAACTTGGGTTGTGATTACATGCTTTAATACAAGCTGCATGCACAAAAATGCATCTAATGCTAAATTATGTGGAAATGTTTATCAATGTCATAATTAATGATGTATTTCTTTCATTAGACAATGCAGGACTCCAATAGTCTCaaagtaaaaacaaatgttattttttaattcatGTAGGGAAAGTACCATCATTTTAATACCTTGATCAGTGTTAACAATTTAAAATACAGGCTAAAAAGCACAGTGTATTATGTGCAGACCTGTGTAGACCTGGGGGTGCGGCTGGAGTTTGGCTGGCTAGAAGTTCTTATACAGAATTCCATGCATAACATAACGCATAGAATCTGTCTTAGATTCATACCTGGAGCTCCTGTGTGGATCCAGGCAGATCCAGGGGTGGGCAGTGCTCATTCATGTAAGTTTCCTTATCAACCACAAGCTGCTTGGATTCAGCCTCCAGCAAACCGGCAGCAATGGAGAGCAGCAAGCTCTAaaggaaaaagagaggaaaatgCATGGATACACTTgaggatatatatgtataagaaTGTAGGGAATTTGGACTCTTTCTTTTGGTTTATTAATCACACATTTTATATGCTGTTTAAATTATACCAAAAAGTAAATAACTGTGAAAAGAATTTAGCTGTTTTTTCCCACTAAGTTTACCTTCAGGTTGTACCGGCGGGTGGATGTCATCTTTTTCCTGTTGGTAAATAAAATTGTGTTGTAATATCACTGCAATTAAATAAGCTATTGCACCTCAAATCTATGCATTTAGGGCTGTTACTTTACTTGGATAAAATGTCACATTATATGTACAGAAGGGTCAAGTgattaacataaataaaaatattaaatatgaaaataatattCATTGCAATGGAAAGCACTTACTCCGACATCTTGGCGGTTTGTTGTGTTCACCCCCTGTAACAAGATATAGAGACATATTACACAGGCCCAGCTTTCAAACCTTAACTGTTAATTTTTCAGACCTTTACTGTAACTGTCATACTGcacaaatcccccccccccccccccaccccccaaggCTTGCACTGCACACGCCTTAACATATGCCCGAGAAAGCCAAATTTAGCCAAGCTGTATCAGATGTCATCATCTGCAACCTGGAGCCTTCTTAAAGGTTGACAACATCAGAAACCATTAGTCAATATATCAGATTATACAAATCAGCCTAGCTATTAGCTCCAGtcaatttagttttttaaagacattaaaCATCGATACACTTTTTTGAAGCCAGAATTTAACACCcatttaaaaagcatttcaggTTGTCAGAGCAGGGCTGTAAAATGATGCACTTTTTTAGTACTACAGAAATTGttagatttaaatatttaacataaCCAGAAATTAAAACTGTAGGCATACACAGATGTTCACAAAACATCTGAAATGAAAGCATCTTCACAAAAATAATCACGTCATTATTAAATCTTATGTCTTTCTGGGAAAGCTATTTGCATGCTATAGAACAGTTTCCAATGCATGCAATCAACTCACTCTATTCAGTCAATAGTGTACAACAACCAAGACTGCCTCGGACAAGAGATATTCCCAATGTACAGCAATATCAAGTCGTATCTATTAACCAACGGCTTTAATTAATGATTTAATTGCCATCCAAATTCATTAAGCAGTGATTAAGGCAATATTAGACAATAATTTAAATCTACTCTTCACTATAAAAAATGGTATTAGCATACCCCATGCAATGCTATAAGCAATTGGAAAGACACCTACCATAGGTGCAatgttgttttatttacatatttctgtTTACATACCTTGTATTGCTCCTTAAAACCCCAAACCTTTGCAGTAATGGCGTAATTagtgtttttcttgtctttaTCTTATTAATTTTACCAGAAAGATGCTCACCTATACACGAGAACGTGGGCAGAACACACTTGGCAAAAGGACAGGGAAGACTGGCAAACCCCAGTGAGAGGAAAAATTAAATAGGATATATAAGGGGTCCTCTGATGGCTCAGCACATCCCTGGAGTCCTGTTTATGGAAATGGATTCCTCCCTAGACCAATAGGCCAACGAGCTCCTGAAATACTCCCAACCCAACTACGACACGCCTTGTAAAATTTCCTTCAGGAGGTCTTGGATGAGTGCTGGGTCCTCTTCAGGCAACACTGTCAAGGGAGTCAAAGCTCAATATACTTGGATGTATTACAATAATTAATAAGAGAAAAGGAAAGCCCTCTTGAGACagaatctgtgttttttttagtgcaacaaggaatttgacccAATAATTAATCCTGTCTAATATCTAAATAACATAGTGAGCAATTTCAGTCATTACCTAAAATCAATAATGATACTAATTAGGATTTGAATGTTTCAAAGCCAGTagccactgtaaaaaaaaatgttgataTGATTCCTCCAACCTTTTCCATGAAAGCATACTTTTAAGAATGTCTGTGTAATTCTGTTCAAAAACAAAGTAATTCTCACAAAGATCTGAGAACAGTAGATATTTAAAagagagctgagagtaaagagcAAGAGTAaaaatagagagacagagatggaaaGAAGCAGAAACTGCCTCAAATTGATGAGGTTAATGTGTAAAAGGGATTTGGCCTCCAGAGGGCATTAGAGAGTTAATAAGCGGAAAAGTTGCTCCATAGTGAACTTTATATCAGCCCTGAATCATCTAcacagaaccaaaaaaaaaattaaatacaattaaaacaaaccaaacatcATAACGGTTTTCATTAAGATAATTTAATGGTAGTGACTCTGCAATCATATAAAGTTCTCCTTCACAATATATATACTGCAGAAAACAAATGCTACTAATCAGGCTTTGGCACCGGCATAAACAATGAAACTATTGCAAAAAGGAGAGACACTACACAGCCCTGCAGAGGGCCCCGAGTAAACAAAGAAATGTCCAGAAATTTAGGCCTCGCCCTCGAACATCTTCTTCCTGCCATCCATACCGGCTTTGTCCTCAATGTTCTTACGCCAGTCACCAACATCTGCGGCCTgcacagaaacaaacagcatATAGTAAGTCCATCTGTCCGTCAGATTCATGTTGTAGatgtattgtatttgtatatccagataacaaaaacaacaacaggaaaAATGCTGAAAAGCTCTGCCATTACACTGGAGAGAGCTTAGTATTCAGCCAGATCTCTCAATTCTTACTGCGCTCACAAAATAGAGCATTTTTATTCCCAGCACAGTTTAAATGTACTCCATTACATATTGTGCACATGACCCACCTCCTCTTTGACCTCCTTCTTCACTTGTTTCAGGTTGGCTCTCAGATCCAGAGACACCTTGTGCTTGGAGCCCAGCAGAGCCTGAAGCATCTGATCAGCGGACATGCGCACCTTCCTCAGAGCAGGCTTCTTGAATTTGCCCTTCAGGTCAATGACCTTAATCTTCAGATCCTCAAtctgcagatgcacaaacaaaGCTGTGGTTTGGGATTCGGAAACACCCAAGTAAAAAAATACACTGTTGTCCCACAGATAAACAATCAAAATACCTCTTTGTTTGCCTTTGCCACTTTGGCCTCCAGGTCATATCTCTCTTCATCAACCTTGTCGATGGTCTGATGCAATTTTTTCAACGCTTCCTACACATATGTTGAATTAGACAAGAGTCTGATTATACATAGTGGTTCTTTGTTATTGCACTCTAATAAAGGTAATGTTTGAGAGTGCGCTGCTCGTGCTgggtatattattattattattattattattatcatcatcataaatAATTAGCATCACTAGCAATTCCATCATGTGCAGTAATTACTTCATCTAAGCTATGATAAACAGTGATGACTATCATAATACCCCAAATAATAGAACTTAAgactatatataaaataaaatgataatgcACTTATTTACTATTGCTTGCCAGGCTACATGACGGACCAATGTTTAGTCAATGTTCTTATTTGCTGGAATTCAGTTTCTTAGATTAGATGGCTTCTTTAGGATATGAGAGAGTAGTATACCTGCAGCTCCTGTGTTGAGCCAGGGAGGGACAGGTCAGGGCAGTGCTCTGCCATGTAGGCAGCCCTGTCAACCTCAATTTGAGCGGTCTCCTTCTCAAGCAAGGTCTTAGCTATGCCCAGCATCAAACTCTGTGAGAAAGGAAACATTGTGATTCAGTTATGCATTTTAAttcctctcactttctctcagtGTACTGTGCAGGTTTAAGGCACTTAATCAAATCACTTAATAAGTATAAACAATAAGtcataaaataagtaaataaatcttGCAAAGGAAacttttctgcacattttagacataATTCCTATTATTGTTctcaatttaacattttttaaaataaaaactataaatgaacacatttatttactatatttactTTCATAAAGgattttaatacatatttattcaTCAATATTTATTAACACATACaattaatatacatatttaatgtgccattaaatgtattattatttaggtcctaaaaagtaaaaatgatgCTATAGAATGTAAAGTGTTAATTAGTTAAATAACATTaacagctcacctgatttaataTAATTAAGCACTGACTTAATTATAAAATCAGGTTTTGGgtaataactataaataatgtTGTAGATGTTTTACTGACATGGTGACATAAAACTACTACTTTTTGTATTAATAGTATTTGAATTTATTCTTATATtatctaatattagtgttttactaaCCCAAGAAACACTTGCtcttagatagacagacagacagatagacagacaggcaggcagatagatagatagataaatagatagatagattatgTTTACCTTGAGATGATGCCTCCGGCTCGATGTCATCTTttttctacattaaaaaaagattgtACATATACACAGATTAGcagctaataataaaataaaacactgaaagcAGAGAAAATATAATAAGTAAAATATTATACATACTCAGACATCTTGGCAGCTTCGTTGTATTCCCCCTTttaaaaacaagaaagaaagCCACTTTATTCATTTGGTATTTCAAGAGCCCTGTTCATTTTAGTATTTCACAAGCACCAGCAATACTCATTCGTTCAAACATCCATGTGCTCATTAAAGGTATACGAGATGGCAATGCTTAACCTTAAATCACAAGCCTGTCAAGCCCTCCTCTGAGCTCACCCATTACATGCCAGGGAAACAAGTATGCGTCTCACCTTCTGACATCTAATATCTGCCTCCCCTGTTAGACTCCAGAACAATCTTTGGAGATGGCAATAAGAATATGACACCCCCACCTTCAAATCAGGGCAGTGCATCAGATTCCATCAATGTTTTCTGTACCCTTCATACTCACTAATACTAGCTTGTTATCCACAGAGCTACAGGAATGTCGAACAGAAGGTTCAAAATCCACTGAGGCAAAGGATttccgctgctgctgctatgtTGAAGTCTATATGCTGAGCACACACTACACTTTCtcatgattttcatttttaggtATTCTCCTAAAATTCCCATGCCATATTTcagctaattttttttttacattttatcacCAACACACAGGTTTACATGCAAGATTCATACATGTAATACTAAATAATGTTAGTCATTCAAGTCCATTTTCATCTAAGCTAATAAATTCATACACCTAGAAGAATACTTTTATTTCATAGAATATCTTGCTAGATCACTAAAGCAAGCAAATTATGTTATTTTGAAGGTTTATTTTTCACAACTAAATTTCACACAGTTATTAAATTCTATAGAGATATTAACAACATCACTAGCCCTTAAGTGTTACCTTCCTTACATATCCTAAAATAATACATCAGCAAGACAAATGGATGCTCAATCTTTTTAGACTTTTTAGACCCTTTTTCTCACCTATCTGAGAAGATGTGGCACTGGGACTGGCTTGATGGAGGAATGGTTCAGGGAGGCACGCCACTGGCACTGAAACACTGGCCTTTAACTGTTTATAAGGCTGGCAAGAACCAGCAATAGGGAACATCTCCACCCCTGTTTATGGTCATCATTATGAGCACCAAACACATCAGTCTGCCAGGACCTGAAATATCCAGGGTATCTAGTCTCTTCCAATTACTTTGCCTAAAATAGATAAGACAGGGAAGACCAAATTTCCAGATGTCTaggtaaaataaaatgtaagaatGAAGTCTAGTGAAATGAATAAATCCAGCATCTGCATATACAATTAGTTGTAGTATAGTCTAAAGAAAAGCTATAtgtttattacaaaaaaaaaggagatgTAGCTCATAAATCAGTTTGGCCTAACTGCACATACACCTGTCCCCAGGATACAGGATAGCCTACTGCTACTGATGATTTATACCACAAGGAAGGCTTTATTTTTGGAAATAGGTAATATTTCACACTGGAAGTATTTTGAAAGGATATTCACTTTGAGACCTTCCATTCAGAAAAGCTTGTCTTACTGAGCAGCCCTTGTTTGAAAGCTTTAATAAAAGTATTTGAAAAAGAATGACAAATATGAGcgtgtttgatttgatttgtttgGATAGTTTGGAAACCTGGATCTTGAATTTAATGTTAGTGTCATGATCTCAAACCAATAAAGCTCATATTTGGCATTATCTTTTAGTGTGTGCAGGTGGAATCTTGCATTGTCTTTGTGGCAGACTGCCCACTGTGCTTTTGGAGTGATCTTAAGGAGACACCATATCATAGGGAGACTAGCAACAGTCTAGTAGCCTTTTCAAGCTTCATGCATCTCTATAACCCATCTTAAGTTGCTTTTATTAAGGGGGCAAAGCACCTGTGAAACCCACACTTCCAATCTCATCTCAATAAATGAAACTTCTTGTCAATTAGCTTGGAGAGATCACAcacaagggttcacttactttttctaccCTGCATTGTGGATGCTAATAAAAGACCAACAGTAAAACAGGGT contains:
- the LOC140549878 gene encoding troponin I, fast skeletal muscle-like isoform X1, producing the protein MSEKKMTSSRRHHLKSLMLGIAKTLLEKETAQIEVDRAAYMAEHCPDLSLPGSTQELQEALKKLHQTIDKVDEERYDLEAKVAKANKEIEDLKIKVIDLKGKFKKPALRKVRMSADQMLQALLGSKHKVSLDLRANLKQVKKEVKEEVGHAADVGDWRKNIEDKAGMDGRKKMFEGEA
- the LOC140549879 gene encoding troponin I, fast skeletal muscle-like, producing the protein MTSTRRYNLKSLLLSIAAGLLEAESKQLVVDKETYMNEHCPPLDLPGSTQELQDFLKKLNQNIEKIDEERYDLEAKVIKTNKEIDDLKIKVQDLKGKFKKPVLRKVRMSADQMLQALLGSKHKVSLDLRANLKQVKKEVKEETAEQVGDWRKNIEDKAGMDGRKKMFESEA
- the LOC140549878 gene encoding troponin I, fast skeletal muscle-like isoform X2 gives rise to the protein MSEKKMTSSRRHHLKSLMLGIAKTLLEKETAQIEVDRAAYMAEHCPDLSLPGSTQELQEALKKLHQTIDKVDEERYDLEAKVAKANKEIEDLKIKVIDLKGKFKKPALRKVRMSADQMLQALLGSKHKVSLDLRANLKQVKKEVKEEAADVGDWRKNIEDKAGMDGRKKMFEGEA